Genomic window (Methanocaldococcus sp.):
CTTTAAGAGCTTTAAGAAGGAGAGGAATTAAGGCAGAGGCTATATATGAGATAATGAAAAGAATTGGAATTAAGCAGGCAGATGTTAAATTTTCGTGGGAGAATTTATATGCAATAAATAAAGAATTAATTGATAAAGATGCAAGAAGATTTTTCTTCGTTTGGAATCCTAAAAAACTCGTTATTGAAAATGCTAAAAAGAGAATTTTAAATCTTAGAATGCATCCTGACAGACCAGAGTTTGGTAAAAGAGAACTAATATTTGATGGAGAAGTTTATGTAGTTGGAGATGAGATTGAAGAGGGTAAGATGTATAGATTAATGGAACTCTTCAATATAGTCGTTGAAAAAATTAATGATATAATTAAAGCAAAATATCACTCAGATGACTTCAAAATAGCAAGAAAAAATAAGGCTAAAATTATACATTGGATTCCTATAAAAGATAGTTTAAAAGTTAAGGTTTTAATGCCTACTGGTGAAATAAAAGAAGGATTTGCAGAAAAAGATTTTAAAATAGTTAATGTAGATGATATTGTTCAATTTGAGAGGTTTGGATTTGTTAGAGTTGATAAAAAAGGTAATAAAAAGATTATTTGTTGTTATGCTCACAGATAATTTTTATATAAACCAAATACTCCAATAAATATTATCTGAACAGATATAGCCACTAACAAAAGACCCATAATTCTAACAAATGCATTTATCCCATAAATATTGACTCTTCTTATAATATAGTCAGTTAATGACAAAATAATCCCAGAAATTAACATAGCAGATAATATTGATAAAATAACGATAATTTTATCTAAGATACTCTGTGCCTTACTAACTAATATCATAGTTGTCGTTATAGCCCCTGGACCAGATATTAAAGGAATAGCCAAAGGGACATAAACTATGCTGTCAATATCTTCTAATTCTATTTTTTCATCTGGTTTATGTTTTGTTTTAGGAATTTCTGCGTGAAGCATGTCCCACGCTATTTTAAATAACAATATTCCCCCCGCAACTCTAAATGCATTTATTGTAATTCCAAAGTAACTAAATATGTAGTTTCCAAACAATGCAAATAGTAATAAAACGATTGTTGAAGTTATTATTGCCTTTTTAATTATTTTTACTCTTTGTTCTTTTGGATAAGGATAAGTTATAGAGTGAAATATTGGAATTAAGCCAATTGGATCAATTGTAATGAAAAGAGAGACAAACCCATAAATATAAAAATTAAATAAATCCATACTCACCACCAGAAATTTTAAAACATTGAATATAAAATACTTCCTAAGACAATCCACCAAACTAAAAAAGTTATTGAATTTAATGTTCTTTCATTTATAATTAGCTCTAAATATCTCCCCATCATTGAAATAAATTTATTTTTTCTTTCCTTTAATAATTCTGGCAAAGCGTTCCAAACGTGGAAGCCATCCAATGGCATTGCTGGTAAAAGATTAAATAAAGCCAGTAAAACATTAAACCAGTAAGTCCAGTATATTGTATTTATAATCAATGCCATATTTTCTGTTGGCACTACCATAATTCCAATCTTTCCCTCTTTTGAACTAACAATTTTATAGGTTAATATTTTATTGTTCCTAATAACTTTTATTACATATTCAGTATTTGGTTTTATAGTATTTGCAAATTCTTTAAAATCTTTCAATGACTCTATTTTTTTACCGTTGATTTCATAAATTATGTCTCCTTTCTTTAAAAACTCTGATGCTGGTTCTTTAACATTAACAACTTTTAACTCTGTTGGTAATGTATAAGCAAAAGACAATAATGGAATTGAAATTAAAAATATAATTAAATTAGCCAATGGACCCGCTGATGCAATGGCTCCCTTAATTTTCTTTTCTGCATTATTAAATTCATCTCCTAATTCGACAAAGGCTCCCAAAGGAATTCCCAATAATAAAAGTATTCCAGAACTTTTTACTTTAATTCCAAAAGATCTTGCAAATATTCCATGTGCTAATTCATGAACTGATACTCCTATTAGTAGAACAATAATTCCAGGAATCCAAGGAATAACATTTCCAAATAAAAAAATAACTGGTTTAGCCGCTTCTTTTGGTAGCGTTCCAGAAGCGAGTTTTATACTCATAATTATTAAATTTAAGAGCATGAATCCCCCAAGTATGACACATATAGGAATGGAAATAATTCCAATTTTTTGCCAAATTTTATATTTGCCTAATATTTCAATTGTCTTTAATCCAAACTTAGTTCTTAAAATTCCAAAAATTCCCATGTATGTTTTTAGATTTATAGATTCTCTAATTGTATATAATATTATCCAAATGATAATAGCAAAAAATAAGATAAGTTTAGATGTATCCATATTAAATCGCCTCCAAATTCTTTATTTATAATAAAAACTTCTTTTTAAATAAATGAAAAATATTATATAATAGTTAGTATGAACTCTATGTAAAATAATACATAAATATAATAAATTACTAGCAAAATAAAAAGGTGATAGTTTGGAAGCATTAGTTTTAGTAGGTCATGGTAGTAGATTACCATACAGTAAAGAATTGTTAGTAAAATTGGCTGAAAAAATTAAAGAAAAAAATATATTTCCAATTGTTGAAATTGGTTTAATGGAGTTTAACGAGCCAACAATACCCCAAGCAGTAAAAAAGGCAATTGAAAGAGGTGCTAAAAAAATTATAGTTGTTCCTGTCTTTTTGGCACATGGAATTCATACAACAAGAGATATTCCAAAAATGTTGGGATTAATTGAGGATGATAATGGGCATCACGAGGAAGAACATCATCATGGACATCATCACCATCACCACCATCATGAACACGAAAAATTAGAAATTCCAGAGGACGTTGAAATAATATATAGAGAACCTATTGGAGCAGATGATAGAATTGTGGATATAATTATAGATAGAGCCTTTAGAAGATAATTTTAATATGATACTCTATTATTCTTAATTTATTTTATATTAATGGAGGTTATTGTATGTTTGCTCCGGGGCACATAACTGGATTTTTTGCAGTGCATAAATCAAAAGATATTTTAAAAACTGGCTCTATCGGGGCTGGAATTACTGTAAATATAGGAGTAAATCTTAATATAGAAGAAGGTTGTGGAAATATATATTACAATAAAAAAAAAGTAGATATATGTTCAGTAAATAAAGTATTAAAATACTATGAAAACTTTGGATTTGATAAAAACAACTATGATATAATTTTTACATCTGACTTTCCATTAGGCAGTGGTTTGGGGATGTCTGGTGGCTGTGCTTTAACACTATCTAAAAAATTAAATGAAATGTTGGATTTAAAAATTAATTATGTTGAAATAGCACATATTAGTGAAGTAGAATGTGGAACTGGTTTGGGAGATGTTATTGGTCAATATGTGAAAGGTTTTATTATAAGAAAATCTCCCGGATTTCCTATAAATGTTGAAAAATTTAAAGTTAATGAAGATTATTACATTATTCTTGAAATATTTGGAAAAAAGGAGACTAATAAAATAATTACCAACGATAATTGGATTGAAAAAATAAATGGATTTGGTAGAAGATACTTAAATGAACTATTAAAAAATCCAACATTAGAAAATTTTGTCAATCTTTCAT
Coding sequences:
- the cfbA gene encoding sirohydrochlorin nickelochelatase, translating into MEALVLVGHGSRLPYSKELLVKLAEKIKEKNIFPIVEIGLMEFNEPTIPQAVKKAIERGAKKIIVVPVFLAHGIHTTRDIPKMLGLIEDDNGHHEEEHHHGHHHHHHHHEHEKLEIPEDVEIIYREPIGADDRIVDIIIDRAFRR
- a CDS encoding NAAT family transporter; its protein translation is MDLFNFYIYGFVSLFITIDPIGLIPIFHSITYPYPKEQRVKIIKKAIITSTIVLLLFALFGNYIFSYFGITINAFRVAGGILLFKIAWDMLHAEIPKTKHKPDEKIELEDIDSIVYVPLAIPLISGPGAITTTMILVSKAQSILDKIIVILSILSAMLISGIILSLTDYIIRRVNIYGINAFVRIMGLLLVAISVQIIFIGVFGLYKNYL
- a CDS encoding pantoate kinase, translating into MFAPGHITGFFAVHKSKDILKTGSIGAGITVNIGVNLNIEEGCGNIYYNKKKVDICSVNKVLKYYENFGFDKNNYDIIFTSDFPLGSGLGMSGGCALTLSKKLNEMLDLKINYVEIAHISEVECGTGLGDVIGQYVKGFIIRKSPGFPINVEKFKVNEDYYIILEIFGKKETNKIITNDNWIEKINGFGRRYLNELLKNPTLENFVNLSYKFAVNTGLINGNILELCNDLKFTVGASQSMLGNTLFCISKKDTLNDAISILKNPIICKIYY
- a CDS encoding site-2 protease family protein, yielding MDTSKLILFFAIIIWIILYTIRESINLKTYMGIFGILRTKFGLKTIEILGKYKIWQKIGIISIPICVILGGFMLLNLIIMSIKLASGTLPKEAAKPVIFLFGNVIPWIPGIIVLLIGVSVHELAHGIFARSFGIKVKSSGILLLLGIPLGAFVELGDEFNNAEKKIKGAIASAGPLANLIIFLISIPLLSFAYTLPTELKVVNVKEPASEFLKKGDIIYEINGKKIESLKDFKEFANTIKPNTEYVIKVIRNNKILTYKIVSSKEGKIGIMVVPTENMALIINTIYWTYWFNVLLALFNLLPAMPLDGFHVWNALPELLKERKNKFISMMGRYLELIINERTLNSITFLVWWIVLGSILYSMF